GCAGGTGCTGGGAATGCTCATCTTTCATTCAGATTGAGCTTACCCTGCTGTGTGGCTTGCCACCAGCCCTTCCCACACGATAGCGTCTCCTCCCTACAGCGATACTATGTGGCAAAGCATTGAACGGTACAGAGGATACGGGATACGTGACACAGAGCTTAAATGACGGAAATGTTATTTAATATAATAATTCAAGCGCAACGCAAACAGATGCGGTTGTATATTAGAGTTATCTACTTAAGGTTGATTGTTGTGATACAATTCTAGCTTCGGTAAATCGGAAGTGACAGGGATAATGGAAGAGGAAGAGTTACTGGGGATTGGCGACTATTTCGCCATCCTTAAACGACGAAAAATGCAGCTGATCGTACCGGCAGCAATCATAATGCTATTGAGCATAGGCTTGGCACTCGGCCTGCCTTCCATCTACCGTGCCGAAGCCACGATCCTGATCGAACAGCAGGAAATACCAAGTGAACTAGTCCGTTCCACCGTAACCTCTTACGCTGGTGAGCGTATCCAGGTTATCAGCCAACGGGTAATGACCACTGCGAATCTTGGTAAGATCATCGATGAATACGGGCTCTATGCAGACGAAAGGGAAGACACCAGTATCACGTTGTTGGCAGAGGCGTTGCAGGAAGATATAGAACTCGAAATGATCAGCGCCGATGTGGTTGACCCGCGAAGCGGCCGACCCACCACCGCGACTATCGCATTCACACTCGCATACAGCAATGAGGTACCGCGGATTACGCAAAAGGTTACTAACGAACTCGTCTCGCTCTACCTCGGTGAAAATCTCAGGCAACGTACACAGTCTGCTTTTGAAACCTCAAGTTTTCTAAGCGCAGAAGCCGAACGGCTCAACCAGGAAATTACCGAACTGGAGGCATCTCTTGCAGACTTTAAAGAGAAAAACGTCAACAATTTACCGGAACTCCAGCAGCTCAATATCCAACTCATGGAGCGCAATGAGCGGGAGTTGTCAGAAACCATTCAACAGATTCGAAGCCTTGAAGAACGAAAAATCTATCTTCAATCCGAATTGATGCAGATGAGTCCCACAACTGACCTCTACAACTCTAGCGGTAACAGGGTCGTGGGAACGGAAGATCGTCTACGAGCTCTACAGACAGAATATCTGGCACTTGCGACACGCTATACTGATGATCACCCCACCTTGATCAAAATGAAAGATGAAATCGAGGTGCTTGAAAAAGAACTCGATACCAATCTGGAAGAAAAGAAAAAGAAAGCACAATCTGACAACCCTGCGTATCTGCAGTTGTCAACACAGCTTAAAGCAGCGGTGGGTGAGTTAGCTTCCCTCAATACGATGAGAGAGGAAATCAAAGGTAAGATCAAAGATTTTGAAGAGCGACTGATGCAAAGCCCGCAGGTGGAGCGGGAGTACCGTAATCTGACACGTGACTATGAGAATGCCCTGTTAAAGTACCAAGAGGTTAAAGCTAAACAACTTGAGGCACAATTGGCAGAGTCGCTGGAACGTGAGCGAAAAGGCGAGCGCTTCTCCCTCATTGAGCCACCCCAGTTGCCAGAGAAACCGGATAAACCCAATCGTATGGCGATTCTCTTTCTGGGTTTTGTTTTCAGCTTTGCCGGTGGCTTCGGCAATGTAGTCGTCAGAGAGAGTATGGATCAGAGTGTGTACGGAAGCAAAGGCGTCGCGGCCATTACCCATGCACCTCCCTTGGCTGTCATTCCTTATATTGAATGCAGTGAGGACCAGCGGCAGCATACAACAAATGGCGCGATAGCAATTTTTGGTTTAATCGCAGCGATGGCTATAACGGTGGTCTCTGTTCACTTGTTCTATAAACCCTTGGATGTCATCTGGTACATCGTACTGCGAAAACTGGGCATAGAGCTGGGTGTATGATGAGAAATAATCGGTACCAGCAACAAATAGAGAATGCGTACCAGAAATTATTTTTTAATGAGAAGTTCATGGCTAGATCCGCAGTGAGGCGATTATGGAAAAAATAAAACAAGCACTAGAGCGCGCCCGTGATGCTCATACAACAACAAAAAATGATGGCCATCGTCGTACACTAGTACGTCAAGTACCGGAGCCGGAAGTCACATCGAAGATAACCTATATCAAAACCAAATCAGTTGAAATATCAAAAGATCAGTTAAGAGAAAAGCGGGTCATCGCAGGTGATACCAATGATTCAATATCAGATCAATATAAGGTGCTTCGCACCCATGTACTCCAGAGACTGAAGGCCAATCAGTGGAATTCTTTGGCTGTGACCAGTCCCAATGAAGGTTGCGGAAAAACCCTTACCTCAATCAATCTTGCCATCAGCCTGGCCAGGGAAGTCAATCATTCGGTGCTACTGGTAGATATGGATCTTAGGCGCCCCAGCATTCATCGTTACTTCTTCACGGATGAACAACCAGGGATCAGTGAGTACCTGACTGAAGACTTAGAGCTGAGTGAGATTCTTTTCAATCCAGATTTAGAGCGGTTAGTCATTCTGCCGGGTAACAAGCCTTTTTCAAATTCCTCGGAAATGCTCTCATCACCAAAGATGGTGCAACTGGTTGAAGAGCTAAAAAATCGATATCCGAATCGTATCGTTATCTTTGATATGCCACCATTACTCTCTTGTGACGATATGATTGCATTCTCACCCTATATCGATGCAATTATGTTGGTTGTAGAAGAGGGTGGTACGCGTAAGGATGAACTTAAGCGGGCTTATGAATTAATCGAAAATACTCGTGTTATCGGTACTGTACTGAATAAATCTAAAGATAAAAGCTCATCCTACGGTTACTATTAGTTGTTGTGTTGTGATTACATGGCTGGTGTTTACACTAGTGTAACGTAGTAGTAGCTAGAAACCTTCTTTACATCTGCTTCCAACTGATTATGAAATAAACTGTAGATATTGATGCCGAAAAGCTTAACAAAAATAGTATTTACAGGAGCAGTGTGGGCGCTAAGTATAAAGATGATAGGTGTTTTAAGCTCACTTTCAATTAATGTAATACTTGCGCGCATATTATCAACTGATGAGATGGGTGCTTATTTTATATTGACGAGCCTTGTATTATTTGGCTCGTTATTGGCACGCTATGGAATTAAGCAAGTTGTGGTAAAAATCGTTGCAGAATCACTTGCGGATAATAGGCCTGGCAGTGCTGCTGATGCAATATGGAAAATGCTGTTTATAATCACTATAGGTGTGATGGTGGTTTGCAGTATGTATTATCTAGTGATTGGGAGATTGATGGTTATAGATGTATTTGATATCCAGATTTTAGAAAATATTATAGGTGTTAGCGCGATCTGGATATTGATACTTGCTTACCAGACTCCATTAGCAGAGGTATTTAGGGGGGTGCATGATATCAGGTTAGCATCATTGTTTGATGGTGTGTTATTCAGTTTTATGCTAGCGCTACTTCTGTTGGGAATATGGATGCTAGATTTGAACCTAACGTTTTTTCAATTGATAGATACATCCGTGTTCCTGGCTGGTTTCAGTCTTTTTATTACAATCGTTATCCTTGCTCGTAGAAGAGTGATGTTTGTTGGACAAGGAAAAACAAGCTTAAGAAATATAATAGAGATATCTAGCCCTTTATTTATAACAAATGTTATCAATCAGATATTAACTAATTTTAGTTTATGGGTCGCCGCAATATTCCTGGTTACTGCAGATGTTGCATTATATGGAGCAGCATGGAAATTAGTGATGTTGGTAACATTTCCTTTAATGATTGTAAATATGACTGTACAGCCGGTAATCTCTGAATTATATACAACTGGAAGGTATTACCATCTTCAAGCAGTTTTGCAAGGTATGGCTACTTTAGCATTTATACCATCGCTCCTGATACTTATTGTTTTTATAATTTGGAGTGGGGGAGTCCTTAATATTGTATATGGCCCAGACTACGTGAACGCAGCATTGGCTTTAGGTATCCTAAGTTTTGGCCAATTATTTAACGCATGGACTGGTTCATGCGGGATCGTTTTGGCCTTTACTGGGCATCATGATAATTTAATGAAAATAACAATAACTACAGGTGTATTATCCATGCTACTGGCTGTTCTGCTTGCCAATCAATGGGGATTAACAGGGATCGCGCTGGCTGTATCAATAGGTCGGATAATACACAATGGATATGCATGGATAGCAGTAAGAAAATATACTGGACTATGGACACATGCCTCATTTAATCCAATATTTATAGGTGATGCAATCAGAAGAGTATTGAGAGGTGATATCCATACTTAAGAAATGTGTTTCTGAAATATCAGGATTTTCTTTTGCGAAGAGATGATATTTTTATTTAAAACAATTTATGCCAAGTTTAAATATGATTTACCTTAGTTCATAATTCCGGAATTTATTATATATCAATGTTATTAAAATGAGCATTACCCTAGCGACTATCATATACGATGATAGATCAGGTTCAACTTATCTTTCATCGCTTTTGAATGAAATGCCATGTATTACCGTTACACTAGAAAGTAGTATCCTTACTATTCTAGCATGCCATGGTAATGATCTACGATCTAGAGAAGAAGTTCTCAGATTTCTCGGAATATTAAAAGAGGAGCAGAAGTTTAAGAACTGGCAATTTAACGAAATCATGCAAGTCAATCTTTTGAATTCCCTGAGTTATCCACTGAGTGCAACTAACCTTTTGCATCAATTACTTACTATCATATTTCCAGATAGTACAAATTGTACGAATATCGTATTTATAATTAAGCAAGTACAAATTGAATATATTGATCTAATAATAGATGTTGTACCGGGACTAAAATTTATATTGTTATATCGTGATGGTCGTGGAGTATTTGCATCAAAAAAGAGATCAAGACACTCTATATATGGTGTGCCGATGGCTATCAATCCTGTATCAGCCGCACAAAAATGGAGAAATATCTTAGGAGCAAAGAGTTATATTAAAGACCAGAATAATATTCTGGAAGTAAAATATGAGGAACTGCTGGTTACAAAAGATAAAGTAATTGGGAATATTTCTGAATTTCTTTTCAATGAGACACGGGTAATCAGTCATCAAGATAACTATTCGGCGGACTTGGATGATAACCCAAGTAATAATAGATATGCACAAGCAATTCCTGCATCGCAACGCCACCTACATAAGAATGTTGGAAAGGTTGCGAATAAGGATAGAGCAGAGGCATGGAAAAATGAATTGTCAAGTATAGAGATATGGTTGTATGAGAGAACAGTATCATCCTTACTAAAAGACCATGAGTACTTACTGTGTAACGAAACAGCACCAAAGAAAATTCATCTTTTTATCTTCTTTACGCATGTAAAACTAAGGGAAGTTACATACAGTATAAGGAGAAATATTATTTTGATAAAATCTATGATGAGATCACCAAATACTGTTATTGCAAAACTTTTACATAAACTGCAAAAATAATTATGTGAAATGAACTCATTACCTTCTAGGCTCGTTCAATTAACTATATTTGCGAATATAGCACTTGCGGCTGTATATCTTTATTCCTATGTTGTA
This sequence is a window from Candidatus Thiodiazotropha sp. LNASS1. Protein-coding genes within it:
- a CDS encoding GumC family protein is translated as MEEEELLGIGDYFAILKRRKMQLIVPAAIIMLLSIGLALGLPSIYRAEATILIEQQEIPSELVRSTVTSYAGERIQVISQRVMTTANLGKIIDEYGLYADEREDTSITLLAEALQEDIELEMISADVVDPRSGRPTTATIAFTLAYSNEVPRITQKVTNELVSLYLGENLRQRTQSAFETSSFLSAEAERLNQEITELEASLADFKEKNVNNLPELQQLNIQLMERNERELSETIQQIRSLEERKIYLQSELMQMSPTTDLYNSSGNRVVGTEDRLRALQTEYLALATRYTDDHPTLIKMKDEIEVLEKELDTNLEEKKKKAQSDNPAYLQLSTQLKAAVGELASLNTMREEIKGKIKDFEERLMQSPQVEREYRNLTRDYENALLKYQEVKAKQLEAQLAESLERERKGERFSLIEPPQLPEKPDKPNRMAILFLGFVFSFAGGFGNVVVRESMDQSVYGSKGVAAITHAPPLAVIPYIECSEDQRQHTTNGAIAIFGLIAAMAITVVSVHLFYKPLDVIWYIVLRKLGIELGV
- a CDS encoding CpsD/CapB family tyrosine-protein kinase, whose amino-acid sequence is MEKIKQALERARDAHTTTKNDGHRRTLVRQVPEPEVTSKITYIKTKSVEISKDQLREKRVIAGDTNDSISDQYKVLRTHVLQRLKANQWNSLAVTSPNEGCGKTLTSINLAISLAREVNHSVLLVDMDLRRPSIHRYFFTDEQPGISEYLTEDLELSEILFNPDLERLVILPGNKPFSNSSEMLSSPKMVQLVEELKNRYPNRIVIFDMPPLLSCDDMIAFSPYIDAIMLVVEEGGTRKDELKRAYELIENTRVIGTVLNKSKDKSSSYGYY
- a CDS encoding oligosaccharide flippase family protein is translated as MPKSLTKIVFTGAVWALSIKMIGVLSSLSINVILARILSTDEMGAYFILTSLVLFGSLLARYGIKQVVVKIVAESLADNRPGSAADAIWKMLFIITIGVMVVCSMYYLVIGRLMVIDVFDIQILENIIGVSAIWILILAYQTPLAEVFRGVHDIRLASLFDGVLFSFMLALLLLGIWMLDLNLTFFQLIDTSVFLAGFSLFITIVILARRRVMFVGQGKTSLRNIIEISSPLFITNVINQILTNFSLWVAAIFLVTADVALYGAAWKLVMLVTFPLMIVNMTVQPVISELYTTGRYYHLQAVLQGMATLAFIPSLLILIVFIIWSGGVLNIVYGPDYVNAALALGILSFGQLFNAWTGSCGIVLAFTGHHDNLMKITITTGVLSMLLAVLLANQWGLTGIALAVSIGRIIHNGYAWIAVRKYTGLWTHASFNPIFIGDAIRRVLRGDIHT
- a CDS encoding sulfotransferase, which produces MSITLATIIYDDRSGSTYLSSLLNEMPCITVTLESSILTILACHGNDLRSREEVLRFLGILKEEQKFKNWQFNEIMQVNLLNSLSYPLSATNLLHQLLTIIFPDSTNCTNIVFIIKQVQIEYIDLIIDVVPGLKFILLYRDGRGVFASKKRSRHSIYGVPMAINPVSAAQKWRNILGAKSYIKDQNNILEVKYEELLVTKDKVIGNISEFLFNETRVISHQDNYSADLDDNPSNNRYAQAIPASQRHLHKNVGKVANKDRAEAWKNELSSIEIWLYERTVSSLLKDHEYLLCNETAPKKIHLFIFFTHVKLREVTYSIRRNIILIKSMMRSPNTVIAKLLHKLQK